In Procambarus clarkii isolate CNS0578487 chromosome 89, FALCON_Pclarkii_2.0, whole genome shotgun sequence, the DNA window ACATTAATATTGTCTTTCAGGTTGTGGGAAGCTGCTCCTCCTAGATGCAATCCACTGAAGACTCAAAGATCAACAAAAGGCCAGAGAGTACCAAGGACAACATCCACCTGTAAAGAAAATAAAGTATATCAAACAGGGACACTCGTTTTATTAACACTAACACCTATCTAGAAGCACCAAAACCCCTAAGTCCCTATCTTTTAAgataggctcagcaaggcctatcccttaCTACAATTTGTAGGCAGGACTTGTTGGCTGAATGAGTGCATCACATCTTTTGGCTTAGTGCCCAACATGATGTACATAAGCTTTGTGTAAAGCCTATGTACATCATGTTTCAGGCACTAAACCTCTGAATGTATCCACTCTTTCAGTGAACAAGCCCTGTAGTGATTAACAATGTTTGcacattgttaagggtccctacacctatgcaaatctagtccatctattggatgggtagtagagcagggctctgaaaaagccaagccagggaaatctgcaggactgcctggtccccttctatgaaatggggtaggatcagtacaaactgcatcaatcCCTGCAGGTGGTAACAGTAGGACTTTGGTACACatctataaatggactagatgaAAGAAAGTAAATTAATTAGTTGACATAGCTAAAACACTTAATTCCACATACCaactttcgtagatttgcagagtAGAACAACCACACTGAAGCCAGTCAATGCTTTGATGACATTGTAATCTTCCATACCACCTGAAACATTTACCCAAATTAGCTTGTTAAACAAGATTTTACATATGCAGGTTCCTTTAATCTTACACTTAAGATTGTTAGAATTCTCCTTTAATGCTAATCAAGCAAAAACACTAAACTTAGTTTGACTAACCATAAGTTCATTAAAGTCACTAATATCTCTCAGCAATTTATTTTATCTACATGTAAGAATCATTTCAGATTATCTTCAGCCATAATGAATGATTAAGTTATAATGTTTACTACCACTCACCTAATTCAGAATGTCAAGCAATTAACACCTTCAAACTCAGGGCTAAAGTTCGACTTTCCCATCAATATTCTGAAAGACAATATCTATTTAAGCTTCAAATAAATAAACCAAGTTGAAGTACAGTTACCATTCAATATTTAATTTGTGTACTATACCATCATTAAATGATTTTAATTTTTGAACAGCCTTTTAAGCTACAAACGTAGATTAAATCCATGATGTCAGTAGACCTCCCAGTTGAgattcttttaccatgttgtggcaCAGTCTTAAAGCACATCTGGGATCCTCCGACATAAGTTTGaacccctcatcacagcccttgtgcatTACAAATATCACATTGTGATTTGTGTAATTTATAAATGAATGACTTCTAGCCAAATAATTAAGAACCATGCAAACAAATTAAgatttaaataaaacatttcaTAAAATCTTTAACTTGAAATTTATGCCGTTTAACAGTTAGTGCCCAACTTTACATTCACAAATTTAAAGTCCCATTTATTCTATTCAAAGCACAATTCTTGCAAGAATTAACTTTAGGATATAGTACCCACTAGTCAAGGCCTTAAACTAGTTTCAATTTACCCAATTTCAAGGCCCCTTCACAATTTCATTAAATATTTaggtaaaaattatgtaaacacattttACCTATTAAACTAAATAAACTTACTTTGGCCCTCTAATTCCGACAACTATGCTACTTTCTGTAGCATTTAACACTTCCAGCGATTGTTCTGCAACTGTTCCTGAAGTTATGTCGGAAGGACCTGTCAATGGAACATTAAATATGGTTAATAAGGTTTTGCATAGCAATTTCATTTTGTTTAACTTTAAAATATTTGTCATTTTAATGTTACACTAACAAATtatctacttcccccccccccccccccccccaccatatctAATTTATAAATTAGAAGAGAGCACTTTGAAGTCCACATTTAAGGTTTATATGCTACAAAATTTGCATTTCAAATTTATAGTTTACGATTCCCCTCCCCCATATATCTTTGGTAACATGTATTTGAAACATGCCAAGCAAACTCTACAGTTGTTGCTATTTAtgtaaaaaaacaacaacaatacgaCAGATctttcattcttgtacagccacaagcATGCGTACCATTTAGGCCAATAACTTTATTCCATGTTACCCCAAAACACTAAAAATTTAACTAGGTACCAATTTTACACCGTTAAACAGACGATTCAGTTACTCGCCCAGGATTCATGCAAAATCACTCTTGCTTGCTTGCTGATCAAATGGGATTTAATTTTAAATAGATAAGCAAACTGTACACAGATCTAAATGTATTTGCCATTTCTTGCCACTTTTAAAGAACTTAAACCTCATTCAGTAAAAATTTATAAAacccaccaaaccgggaaggctatgtagtaccaCCGAGTGTGGAAGTTTAAGGCACGAGATTCAATAACGTGTTTAAGGAAAAATTGAAGATTAGAACCACAGCTAACATGCGAGAACCCAGTTCGGTTGTGACCTGCACTGGCTCCACCACcagagtaccacagaggtgaagaaCCTGCTAGTCATAGGGAATGAGCTTACCCACAATATTGCAAATCTTCcaaatctgcggcagaggagtatctgacgtaatggtggaaacacttCCAACTCTCGCGCCTCGCTGTCCAGGTGGTCCAACAGGCCACTGCACTTTCTGAAACAATATAAGAATCAGCCATCTGCCAGCGTCAGTcttttccaggctgcacacttacagccgACAACCCTAGCAATCCGCAGTCCAGGGGACGCACTTCCGTGTGCCCtgggaggtagagcaaggaatagagggtAGCATCGAAGACTAATGAAAACGAGGAGGGTGCAAGGAAGAGGTAGTAAGGAGAGGTCacagtagcacggagggtgaataggttctaatcagctttggcaaactgccacctagggaaggagagtgtgAAAAGACAAGGGAAAACAAGGATGGtgaaatggtcacttatggaggTTATGAACTCTCCACGATATATCCAAGTACAGAGACGatcagagaaagatcaagacagggaaGAGAACGAATGGTTCGAGAAGGCCGCCTCGGGTGTgtcaacatcaccccaaagggtatgtcgacagttaaaataacccaacaggaacacCAGCTCTgttaaggagtccaggaggttcccgacatcaggaagggaaagaaggACATTTGGGGGAAAAATTTAACAGACTACATTTTAGTCAAAAAACATGGCCAGCAAAATAATAGATAGGACATGGAAACAGTAGGACAAAGGGattatcagtacgaatcaagagaccaatatagttatgggccccagcaagatcaagagggggggggggagggaaaggggaagaaaggaataaccacgacagTTATcacgacgagcaccaagcatcggctcccagAGACAAAGTGGTGAAACCTaaacagaagttggagttcatgagaGTTATCATAAAAcccatgaatattccattgagGAATTGACATTATCAAAAAaataaaaggacagcaacagaacaGAAACAAAGGTAAATAACACAGCATATTAAAAAAGCTAAAGATCAGAATAAGGTTTAGCGGGACATGGGTTAACTTAGTAAGAATGGAGGGGAAAAAAAAGAGCAGGACACCAGAGGTAGATTGACAGGgttcagggaggggggggggggggggctgtcaaGGCCAGGAGGATAGGGGGTAGAAACTCTAGGTCAGCAACCAAGAGGGAATTGGGCCAAAAGAAACTTCCACATTAGGGACAGGGGGCCCCAACCAATAAAATGGGGAGTAAGCATTAGTTAGGGgggggggccgaggaagaaaggaaTGCCGTCTCTTTTCTTACCCGCAGGGGGAGGAGgatggagaggagccaggcttacgtttctgacggaCAGGTGTTCCAGTAACATCGTACTGGCCGACTGACTAGGGTCTTAAGTGAAGAATGGGAGTGAACAACatcaagattgctgggaggatgatggacatcagcctggacagacaggcgacGTGGAGGGCCAAGAGGTAGTGGGGAGGGACAGGAAGGATCGGGGAAAACGAAATGACTTGACAGACAGGGTAGGAAAacgaaagtgggggggggggggaaatccaGAAGGAGATTCACGAGAGATACCTTCCGACCCAGGACGTAAAGGAACAGGGAAGGAGGTGGGCATGTTCGGGTCCAAGGCCTAGAAATGGTTGTGGGacaaaggtgggaaggacgagaggtagAACAACGTGCGAGCACAAGATACGCCAGTGAAGGGGTGGACACTGCAAACCGTGTCTTGCCTCGGGAAAAGTCAAATGATCCTGGTGTTTCAAGTTAAGGACTACTTCAAGCTTTGAGTCTATACACGTGCGAGAGAATGTAGGGTGGGCCTCGCCGCAATGCAGGTAGCGAGCCCGGGGGATATGAGCAATCATCTTAGAGTGgctatcgtccccacacatggggcagagAGAAACGAAGACTTGTGCATTTTAGGGCACCTTGCTCGAACTTGCCTCACTTATTACaatgagtgaggggggggggggatgtactcTTGAACagggcacctggcaccagcaagaatgataggTGGCTGAAGGGTCTTACTATCAAAAGGTGATACTATCAAAAGTGAGGTTTGTTTTTAAAAACCAATGTGTCGATATTACAAGATCATTGAATGTGAAATTATGAAAGATTGTCACCTTGCAGATGTGAAGTGAAACTAATCTGACAGTTGtgcgtttaccccccccccccccactctgtcACGACAACGACAGCCAGAAAGGGAGATGGACCTCATTTAGTAGAAAACTTATCACTAATATCTACAGTATGGGCAATGATAATCTATACAATTGTGTTCTATTAACATTTTTTCAACTTTTACCTTATGTACACCTACATTAAGTATCCTAATATACATGAACTTTGGTAAAGACTTACTATAATGCCTTGTATACTTTAAGTTTGATGTTGGCGACTATATTACCAACGGGTAATATATAAATTAGATTTTAACTACCTTCAAAAACAAACATTTGCTATaataaagtaattataaaattgaaaacCAATATAATAACCACACTTTCACCAAGTTATGATCATTATTCTAATTAACACAATGTTATACAATATTATAACTACAATATTCTCCAAAACATTTATTCAACTTGCCGACTTCAATGCAACAGGAATCTATCTTATCAATGTGGAGCGGTGATTATTCCTTCAATCCCATGCACCACACTACAAACTTGCAACCAACGTTTCTAAGTTATGTTTGGCTTTAACAACTACAGCCAAGTTGGGAAAAAACTGCCTTGCATCACCTTGTTGCTCAAACAAGGTAAACTGCCCAGAACACCAATATATTTATAATCTAGTAACAAGTAAATTTGTAGTCAAGACACAGATGGTGCCAAGAACCTTAAACATTCCAAAACACTGAAAAAGCTCGTTTCAATAAAATTAGAGAAACAACTAAAATACCACAATTCATCACTATTTACAATAAGTGACTAAATTTTATTAACTCTGGGTTAGTTAATTTCAATACATTGCAACAGCCATTTCAGATAATGCGTCTCCACCTGTCAAGAGAAAATATTAATACATTTTAGTATACTTTGTTACTATTAAGCTTACAAATTATGAACTTAGGTACTTTAATATTCATAAAGTGCTCTCAGTATAACAAGTCGCATTAGAATTTATGAAACTTACAATAACATTTGCACACCAAACCAATAGatacaaattaaaataattaCATAATAAATTTGACCATGCAAGGGAAAGTTTCAAGAATCTAGTAACATTGCACTGATCAATGTCACATTTACCACTAATCTCACCCCTTAGTCTGACATTTAACATCTGACGGCCATTATGGTGTGTGCAATGAACATTTTAACCATTTTATTATGCAACATGCTAGCTAAAAAACTACTGAACTACCAATAAGGACAAGTTATGAACTGCcttagctacctcatcccttgttggattttacctcaataaattaATTTCAATGAACTTTGATTTTCCTCAGCCAATGGATCACCTAAGACTTGTGTACTTCATTGACAATACAGTACATTTACTACAGAGACTATTGAGCCTGTATATCGAGTAGAGATTAATCATTACAGTAGCCAGTTTTCCACAAGTAAAATAAGATTACCTCTTAAAATAACAGCAGCCTACAGCTTGGGGGTTACATCAAGAAGAGCAATTTGAACGTTTGTCTTTACTACTCCAACAGGTATGGCCACAATAAACTTTCTAGAAATATTCACTCAAATTTTTAACAAAATTGTGGACCATAATTATTAAACTGCAGTACCACATTCATTGTGCATCAATGTtaattgataattatacaatttagTATTTTAGTAGATTCAAATTTGTTGTCTATGCCAAGATACTAGATTATAAACCTAATCATTGTCATGCCCTTTAAGACTGACAATACGTTAATGCTAAATTACAAAAGGCACAACTTACAACCTTTAAAGTATTTTGACAAGGAAATATCTATGGGTTTGACAACTCTCCCAAGGGAGATacaagcctatgctacactttaatTTCATTTTCTTTTAAATAAAAGttatattacctaattatttacaACTTCCCAAGACCGAAGCTGGAAGATTCACCTCATGCTGTCAATCTTAGGAAACAGGTGCAAAGACTATATAAAAAGTAGCATTGGCATAATTAATAAAACTACAATTCACAATAGTAAAGACTGACTGACTACACAAATCTCCCTGGAACTACCAAAATGATTAATTTTATCTAAATTTAATGGAACAATTGCCTACTTTTGTAAGTACACTTTGCTCTGGTTATTTTTGGGTATCTAAAGTAGGATTCAGTCACCATTTCCATTAAATATTTAAAGTGTTGGTTCCCccaaaattatataaacaaggcTATTATGCAAATTTACTTTGCAAATTAAGCTCCTAATATAGGAGCTCCAGCAACTCTGGATACATGGATTTTTTAAAGCTTTCCAAACCTACCACACTACTGGCAAGTTAAAGCACATTTAATAACTTACAATGGATAAAAACCAATAGTTTAAAAATAGTGAAAAGGTCTTACAAATTACTAAACGTCGCAGAACCATATATTCTATTTTTTGGCCTGACTTTAGGATGTTAATTCGTGTTAAAGTGAAGGGTATGAAGCCCATACAAAAATGGTCATCAACACATGTAATTTGAAGACAAGCTAATTTAAAACTAAAGCTTAACATGTGCAGCATAACATAAATGCTAAAAATATTACCTTGCCGTAGATCACGAGGAGGACTAAGTCACAATCACCAATCAAAATTGCACGAGTGGTAGCTTCAGTGAGAAAAACCAACACCCTGAAAATAAAAGTTTACACTTTAGAAAGCAGTTATACAACACATTCGCCCAACTAATCATACCAAGGCATGGACACTTTACCGATTTTATCTGCTTTAGAGGATATTTAATACCAGCCAATAAGTCATTCTTTATGAAACTGCTATTAATAAAAACGGTACATTGCAAGTCAGACAGGATGGTACCAATTTCCTCACTGAAAATCTAAGTTTGCAAAACTGTCAAGAACAATAAGTTGAGTGCAACATTAAAATGGTTTAAAGAGACTACAATGCAGAACAAAACTAGAGATGCttttccccccccacccacagttACAATCCAATTTAACAGTCCCACTAAAGCCACGAGTGCCAAGCTATGCTGCCGTTTAAGATAAAGCTTTACAAAATAAGGAAATGGAAAAGAGGGGGGTATCCGAGAAACTGCCAAGGTGGGTGGAGGTCAGATTATCTGT includes these proteins:
- the LOC138359165 gene encoding uncharacterized protein; the protein is MAPILNSSRHQLWPTLEWTSPRSCGEEKSTLNCKRVLVFLTEATTRAILIGDCDLVLLVIYGKKVQWPVGPPGQRGARVGSVSTITSDTPLPQIWKICNIVGPSDITSGTVAEQSLEVLNATESSIVVGIRGPKILMGKSNFSPEFEGVNCLTF